The Caulobacter sp. 73W region CACGAGCGCCCGCGTGGTCAAGGACGGGATCATCGCCCGCTCCCCCCAGATCGCCTCCAAGGAAGACGCCGACGCCCTGCGCGGCCTGAAGCTTCACGTTCTGCGCTCGGACCTGCCCGAGCCGGAGGAGGACGAGTTCTATCTTACCGACCTGGTCGGTCTGGCCGCCGTCACGCCGCAGGGCGAGACCTTGGGCCGCATCAAGGCCGTGCAGGACTTCGGCGCCGGCGATCTGCTCGAGATCACGCCCGCCGCCGGGGGGCAGACCTGGTTTCTGGCCTTCACCCGCGAGAACGCCCCGGTCGTCGACATCGCCGGCGGCAAGGTCGTGGTCATCCGCCCCGACGAGGTGGGCGAGAGCGAGCCGACCAACCAGGACTAGCCGGGTTTACGGACCCGCATCAGGCATTCCTGAGCGACAGAGGCGACCAGGGTTCCGTCCTTGGCGTACATCTGGCCGCGCACCAGCCCACGCCCTTGCGAGGCGGACGGGCTGTCCTGCGAGAACAGCACCCATTCGTTGAAGTCGAACGGCCGGTGGAACCACATGGCGTGGTCCAGGCTGGCCGCCTGCAGGCCGGGGGTGCTCCAGATCAGGGCGTGCGGCCGCATGGCCGTCTCCATGAAGGCCATGTCCGAGGCGTAGGCCAGGGCCGCGTGCTGCATGCGGATGTCGTCGCCGATCGGCGCCTTGGCCCGCATCCAGACGTCCTTCAGCGGCGACATCTTCTGCGGGTCGAGAAGGGACTGAGGGTCGGGCCAGCGCACGTCGATGGGGCGCGGCTTCTCGAACTGACGGATCAGGCCGCGCGGAGCCTTGTCGCCGAGGGTCAGCAGGCGGTCCAGCTCGGTCGGCACGGTCAGGGGCTCGGGCGCCTCCGGCATGTCGAACTGGTGCTCGTAGCCGTCCTCGATCGACTGGAACGAGGCGGCGAGATTGAAGATCTGCTCGCCGTTCTGGATGGCGGTCACCCGGCGGGTGGTGAAGCTGCCGCCGTCGCGGGCGAAGTCGACCTCGTAGACCACCGGGATCTTCACGTCGCCGGGACGGATGAAATAGGCGTGCAGCGAGTGGCAGATGCGCTCGGGCACCGTCTCGTAGGCGGCCAGCAGGGCCTGGGCGATGACGAGGCCGCCGAAGATGCGCGGGAAGCCGTCGTCGGGGGACACGCCCCGAAACAAATTCTTCTCGATGCGTTCGAGCTTGAGGACGGCGGCGAGGTCTTCGGTGGTCTCCATGCCGTTTCGCTTAGGAGCATCGGCGGGGCGCGGCAACCTTGACTTTGCGGGGCCTATGGCCGCATCGCCGTCCCGGAACAAGGATACGGGTGCGCCCATGACGCTCTTCTCCGGCCTCAGCGCCTTTCCCATCACGCCCGCCGACGCGGACGGCCGCGTGGATGTCGCGGGCGTGCAGAAGGTGGTCGGCCGCCTGGTCGAGGCCAAGGTCGATTCCATCGGCCTGCTGGGCAGCACGGGGACCTACGCCTACCTGACGCGGGACGAGCGCCGCCGCGCGGTGGAAGCCGCCGTGGAGCGGGTGCAGGGCGAAGTTCCCCTGATGGTCGGCATCGGCGCCACCTCGACCGCCGAGGTGATCCGACTGGGCCAGGACGCGGCCAAGGCCGGGGCGGACGCCGTGCTGCTGGCGCCGGTGTCGTACCTGCCCCTGTCGGACGAGGAGGTCGCCCAGCACTACGCGGCCGTGGCGGCGGCGGTGGGCCTGCCCCTGTGCATCTACAACAACCCCACGGTGACCCGCTTCACCTTCAGCCCCGAACTGATCGGACGGCTGAGCCAGGTCGAGGGGATCGCGGCGGTGAAGACCTCCGGCGCCGATACGCCGCAGGAGGCCCAGGCCCTGATCGCCGGCCTGCGAGCCCAGGTCGCGCCGGGCTTCTCCATCGGCTGCGCCGCCGACTGGATGGTGACCGAGGCGATGATCGCCGGGGCGCAGGCCTGGTACAGCGTGCTGGGCGGGCTGTTCCCCGCCCCGATCCAGACCATCGTGCGGGCCGTCCGCGCCGGGGACGCCGACGCCGCCCGGGGCGAGAACGCGCGGCTGAAGCCCCTATGGGACCTGTTCAAGGAACTGAGCAGCTTCCGCATCGTCTATGCGGCCAACAACCTGCTGGGCCTGACCGACGCCCAGCCGCCCCGCCCGATCCTGGGCCTGTCGGAGACCGATCGCCGCAGGGTGGCGCAGGTCATCGACGACCTGCAGCTGGCCTGACCCGCACGGACATTTGGTGTAAAGGCCCGCCCATGCCGTTCACCGCCACCGTCCTGACCATGTTTCCCGAGGCCTTTCCGGGCCCGCTCGGCGTTTCGCTGATCGGGACGGCGTGGCGCGAGCAGGACCTTTGGCGCTTGGAAACGCTGGACATTCGGGGCTTTTCCGCAGATAAGCGCGGCTTCCTCGACGACACCCCCGCGGGTGGCGGTCTGGGACAAGTGCTTAAAGCGGACGTCATAGCCGCCGCGCTAGATAGCGTGGAGCGGGATGGGCGGCCGCTTTTGTACATGAGCGCCAGGGGTCGTCCCCTCACCCAGGCGCGCGTGCGTGAGTGGAGCAAGGCCCCCGGGATCATCGTCCTGTGCGGCCGCTTCGAGGGGGTGGACCAGCGGGTGCTCGACAGCCGCGGGTTCGAGGAGGTCTCCGTCGGAGACGCGGTTCTCGCCGGTGGCGAGGCGGCGGCGATGGTGGCGATCGAGGCGTGCGTCCGACTGATCCCCGGCGTTCTTGGGGATATCGGCAGCACGAGTGAAGAAAGCTTCGAGGACGGTCTCCTCGAGCATCCGCAGTACACGCGACCGCGGACGTTCGAAGGGCTCGACATCCCCGAGGTGCTGCTGTCCGGCCATCACAAGAAGGTCGGCGAGTGGCGAAAGCTTATGCGTGAAGAAACAACCCGCGAGCGGCGTCCAGATCTCTGGGCAGCGCATCTCGCCAATCAACAGGCAAAGGGCGGCCCTTCTCGCAAGGGGTAAGCCCAGTAGGAGAATTTAAGATGGCTGCGAACATCATCAAGCAACTGGAGCAGGAAGAAGCCCAGCGCCTGCTCGACGCCCGCAAGGTTCCGGAATTCCAACCGGGCGACACCCTGCGCGTCAACGTGAAGATCAAGGAAGGCGACCGCGAGCGCATCCAGGCGTACGAAGGCGTCTGCATCGCCCGTCAAGGCGGCGGCATCCATGAGAGCTTCACCGTCCGTAAGATTTCGTTCGGCGAAGGCGTGGAGCGTCTGTTCCCGCTGCTGTCGCCGAACATCGACAGCATCGAAGTGAAGCGTCGCGGCGTCGTGCGTCGCGCCAAGCTGTACTACCTGCGCGACCGTCGCGGTAAGTCGGCCCGTATCGCCGAGCGTCAGATGAGCAACAGCAAGGAAACGACCGAAGCCTAAGGCTTCGTCGAGACCTGAAGTTCGAAGGGCCCCGGAGCGATCCGGGGCCCTTTTTCTGTTCCGGCTATTCGGCGGGCGCGGTGCTGATGCCGGCGTTGCGGCGGGCGCGGGTCAGGCGAGCGCGGATCTGGGCGTCGCGGACGAAGGCGCCGGGGATCTCGGTCAGGTGGCGCAGGCCGGCCACGGGCGACATGTTGCGCACTACCTGGCGGGCCTGGGACAGGACCTCGGCCCGCATGCGGCGACTGTCGATCTCGCCCTGCTCTCGCACCAGGCTGAGACGGTGAAGCGAATAGAGGCCCAAGATCGCCGCGATCAGGAAGAAGAAGTCCCAGTTGGACAGGCGCAGGGCGCGCACCACCAGCAGGCCGTCGGGGCTGGTCCAGCGCAGGGCGATCTCCAGGGCGCGGACCGAGAAGAAGTCGGCGAACAGACCGCCCAGCACCGGGGCGAGGCCGGCGGCGGCGGACGAGACCATGGCGCTGGCGGCCACATAGGCGGTGGCCGAGCCGCGTGGCGACAGCTTCAGGGCGATGTTGGCGGTGGCCAGGGTGACGCCGGCCGAGGCCAAGCCCATCAGCAGATGCAGGCCGACCAGATAGGCCGCCGCCCAGTTGCGGTCGGCGATCTGCGAGGCGCCGACCATGCCGGCGATGCACAGGATGAAGATCGGCGTGGCGAAGGCCAGGACCGACTTGTTGGAGAACCTGTCCGACAGCAGGCCCCAGGAGCGCAGAGCCACCAAGTTGGCCAACTGACTGGCCACGCTGAGCAGCACCACGAAGGTCATGGAGAAGCCCAGCTGGCGCACGAAGAACACCGTGAAGAACGGCGTCGCCAGGTTGGCCGCGAACTGCCAGCTGGCGAGATATGCGATCAGGCGGCGGAAGTTCACGTCCCGGAACGGGGCGCGCAGCAGGGCGAAGAAGTCGACCTTCTCATGCAGGGCGGGCATGGCCGGCTCGGGCATGCGGGCGACGATCAGGGCGCTGATCATGCCGAACACGCAGCCGACGATGTAGAGGCCGAAGAACGCCCAGCCGCGCAGGGGCGAACCGGGTGCGGCGGCGTCCAGGGCGAAGGCGGCGGCGAGGCCGGCGGCCATGCTGACCAGGGTGGACCAGATGTTGCGCTTGGCGACGATCTCGCCCAGCCGCTGTTCGGGCGCCAGGTCGCGGATCCAGGCGTTCCAGGCGCAGCCTCCCACCGCCCCGGCGGCGCAGTAGACCAGCTGGGCGGCCAGCAGCGCGCCCAGCGACGGCCCGCCGGGGAAGAAGGCCAGCACCGCCATGCCCACCAGCATGGCGCGGCCCAGGACGCTGGAGACCACGGCGATCCGCTTGCGCGTCCGCATCCGCTCGATCAGCACCACGCTGGGCGCCTGGAGGAGCTGGGTCCAGAACGGCAGGGCGGCCAGCAGGCCGATCACCGAGTTGGGCGCCCCCAGATAGAGGGCGAAGGCGGTCAGGATGACGCCGGACGTCATCGCCCCGGTGGTGTTCGAGAAGGCGGACTCGATCACCATCTGGCGGACGCCGCGCTCGCGCGCCTCGTCGGACAGGCTGTCTACGGGGGCCAGGAACATCAAACCGCAGTCTGGTGAGGGAATACGGCCTGAAGAAGCCCCGCCGGGGACGGTTTGTTCCGACAGCCCCGACCAGCACGGCCCTGAGGGGCAAAATGTTGCGCGAAAGCCGCGTCACGACGCCGCTCGACGAAAGATGATGCTCAGGGAACTGGACGAGGCCGCTCCACGGGCCTAAATCGCCGCCATGTCCGGCAAAACCCTCTACGACAAGATCTGGGATGCTCACGTGGTCGCCGAGGACGGCGGCGAGGCCATCCTTTACATCGACCTGCACCTCATCCACGAGGTGACGACGCCCCAGGCCTTCGCCGGCCTTCGCAGCGCCGGCCGCGGCGTGCGCCGCCCCGACCGCACCCTCGCGGTCGCCGATCACAACATCCCGACTGAGGGCCAGGACCTGGGCACCGCCGGGATCACCGATCCGGAAGCCAAGCTGCAGCTGGAGACGCTGGGCGCCAACACCAAGGCCGCCGGGATCGAGTATTTCGGCATGGGCGACATCCGCAACGGCATCGTCCACGTGGTCGGCCCCGAGCAGGGCCGCACCCAGCCGGGCATGACCATCGTCTGCGGCGACAGCCACACCTCGACCCACGGCGCCTTCGGGGCGCTGGCGCACGGCATCGGCACGTCGGAGGTCGAGCACGTCCTGGCGACCCAGAACTCTGCGCCAGAAGAAGTCGAAGAACATGCGGGTGACCTTCACCGGCGCGCCTGCGCCCGGCGTCGGCGCCAAGGACTACGCCCTGGCCATGATCGGCGAGATCGGCACCGGCGGCGGCACCGGCTACGTCATCGAGTATGCGGGCGAGGCCATCGAGACCCTGTCGATGGAGGGCCGCATGACCCTCTGCAACATGACCATCGAGGGCGGCGCCCGCGCCGGCCTGGTGGCGCCCGACCAGATCACCATCGACTATCTGCGCGGCCGCCCGGCGACGCCCAAGGGCGCGGCCTTCGACATGGCCGCCTCCTACTGGAAGACCTTCTTCACCGACGCGGACGCCAGGTTCGACCGCGAGGTGGTGATCGACGTGTCCAAGCTGGTCCCGACCGTGACCTGGGGCACCAGCCCCGAGGACGTCATCGCGGTGACCGACGTGGTGCCCGATCCGGCCACGATTTCCGACGAGACCCGCCGCCTGTCGGCCCAGAAGGCCCTGGACTATATGGGCCTGACCGCCGGCCAGAAGATCACCGAGGCCAAGGTCGACGTGGTGTTCATCGGCTCGTGCACCAACAGCCGCATCGAGGACCTGCGCGAGGCCGCCGGCGTGGTCCAGCACGCCTTCGTCAACGGCCGCATGGTGGCGCCCCACGTGCGGGCCATGGTGGTGCCGGGCTCGGGCCTGGTGCGCGAGCAGGCCGAGGCCGAGGGGCTGGACGCCATGTTCAAGGCCGCCGGCTTTGAATGGCGCGAGCCGGGCTGCTCAATGTGCCTGGGCATGAACCCGGACAAGCTGACCCCGGGCCAGCGCTGCGCCTCGACCTCCAACCGCAACTTCGAGGGCCGCCAGGGCCCCGGCGGGCGCACCCACCTGATGAGCCCGGCCATGGCCGCGGCGGCCGCCATCGCCGGCCATATCGCCGACGTGCGGGAGTTCCTGTGATGCAAGCCTTCACCCGCCTCGACAGCCGCGCCGCGCCGCTGAACCAGACCAACATCGACACCGACCAGATCATCCCCGCCCGCTTCCTGAAGACGGTAGAGCGCGAGGGCCTGGGCAAGGGCCTGTTCCACGCCTTCCGCTATGACGAGACCGGGGCGGAGCGTAGCGACTTCGTGCTGAACCGGCCGGAGTACAAGGGCACGTCGATCCTGGTGGCTGGCGACAATTTCGGCTGCGGGTCGAGCCGCGAACACGCCCCCTGGGCGCTGATGGATTTCGGCATCCGCTGCGTGATCGCGCCCAGCTTCGCCGACATCTTCAACAACAACTGCTTCAACAACGGCCTGCTGCCGATCGTCCTGCCGGTCGATCAGGTGAACGCGCTGATGGACGAGGCCAAGGGCGGCAACCACGTCTTCACCGTGGACCTGGAGGCCCAGACCGTCACCGCGCCGTCGGGCAAGTCCTATGGCTTCGATATCGATCCGGGCCGCAAGGAAAAGCTGCTGAAGGGCCTGGACGCCATCGGCGAGACCCTGCAGCACGCCGGCGACATCGACGTGTTCGAGACCAAGCGCGCCATCGGCCAGCCCTGGCTGGAACAGGCGTAAAGCCGCCTCGCCTCCCCTTCCTTCCTGTTTTCAGCGTTCCCGAGGACCTCTCATGGCCACCCTTCTTCTGCTTCCCGGCGACGGCATCGGCCCCGAGGTCTGCGCGCAGGTGCGCCGCGTGGCGGAGAAGCTGACCCCCGACCTGACCGTCGAGGAGAAGATCTATGGCGGCGTCAGCTATGACGCCCACGGCACGCCGCTGACCGACGACACCCTGAACGCCGCCCTGGCCGCCGACGCGGTGCTGATGGGCGCGGTGGGCGGGCCGCAATGGGCCGACGCCCCGCGCGACAAGCGCCCGGAAGCGGGCCTGCTGGCCTTGCGCAAGGCGATGAACGTCTACGCCAACCTGCGCCCGGCCTATTGCTTCGAGGCGCTGGCCGACGCGTCCAGCCTGAAGTCTGAGCTGGTCTCGGGCCTGGACCTGATCTTCGTGCGCGAATTGGTGGGCGGCGTCTATTTCGGCCAGCCCCGAGGCATCGAGGACCTGGGCGACGGCCAGAAGCGCGGCTTCGACACCCAGACCTACACCACCGCCGAGATCGAGCGCGCCGGGCGCGTCGCCTTCGAGCTGGCGCGCGGCCGCCGCAACAAGGTCCACTCGGCCGAGAAGTCGAACGTGATGGAGAGCGGCCTGCTGTGGAAGCAGGTCATCACCGACCTGCACAAGCGCGAATACGCCGACGTCGAGCTGGAGCACATCCTGGCCGACAACTGCGCCATGCAGCTGGTCCGCGCGCCCAAGCAGTTCGACGTGATCGTCACCGACAACCTGTTCGGCGACATCCTGTCGGACGCCGCCGCCATGCTGACCGGCTCGCTAGGCATGCTGCCGTCGGCGGCGCTGGGCGATCCGGACAAGCCGGGCCTGTACGAGCCGATCCACGGCTCGGCCCCGGATATCGCGGGCAAGGGTCTGGCCAATCCGCTGGCGGCGATCCTGTCCTTCGAGATGGCCCTGCGCTGGTCCCTGAACCGCACGGCGGAGGCCGACCGTCTGACGGCGGCGGTCAACGCCGCCCTGAACGGCGGTGCCCGCACCCGCGACCTGGGCGGCGCCCTGACCACCGCCCAGATGGGCGACGCGGTTCTGGCCGCGCTGTAAAACGACATCAGCCCGCCGTCACCCGTTCCGGATGGCGGCGGCCCGACTGATTAGTCCTGCGTCTCGCCCGACAGCGGCGTGGCGCGCATGGACGGGCGCTCTACAAACCCTTCGAACCAGGCGCTGAGGCGCGGCCGTCCTGGCCTGAAGTCGGGCAGGTCGCGGAAGATCAGCCAGTCGAGGGTCGTGGCGAGCGCGATGTGGCCCACATGCACGCCGGCGTCGGCGTCCAGGGTCTGCTCCAGCCAGTCATAGGTCTCGATCAGCTTTTGGGCGTTGCCCTCCGCCAGCGGCGGATAACGCAGCGCCTCCGGGCGGCGGACAGTCTCCCAGCGCAGGGCGATCCCGGCGTCGGCCATGCCCTGGGCGGCAGCCTGCTGGCGCAGGGCGTTCCAGCGGCCCTCACCGGTCTGAGGAATGAGGCTCCGCCCCTGATGCAGGCCGTCCAGATACTCGCAGATCACGCTGGAATCGAAGATCGGCTCCAGGTCCGGGCGCAGCAGCACCGGCACCTTGCCGAGCGGGTTGCGGGGGAAGACCTCGGCGTTGCGGCGGGTGGGGCTGGTCTCGTGATGCTCGACCGTGATGCGGTCGGCCAGGCCGGCCTCGTGCGCGAAGACCAGGACCTTGCGGGCGTAGGGGGAGTGGGTTTGGTAGAGCAGCTTCATCAACAACAGCCTTTGGTCTGCGCGGCGGGCGACGGCCGCGGCGGCGCCGGAAGAGGTAGGGGACGAGCCACGCGGTTTTGCGGCGTTGTGGGTCGCGTCAGCAGGTTTTTTTGGCAAGGTTTGCGGTCTAGGACGGCGGCATGGAGCTAGATCGTTTCGACCGCCAGTTGCTGAACCTGATCCAGGAGGACGCGGGGCAGACCGCCGACCAGCTGGCCGGGCGCGTGGCGCTGTCCAGCTCGGCGATCCAGCGTCGCCTGCGGCGGCTGCGGGCCGAGGGGGTGATCGTCCGCGAGACGGCCATCCTCGATCCCAAGGCGGTGGGGCGGCCGACCTTCTTCGTCGTCAACCTGCAGGTCGAACGCGAGCGGCCGGAGCTGCTGACCCAGCTTCGCCAATGGCTGAGCGCCGAGGAGCATATCCAGCAGGTCTTCTACGTGACAGGCGAGGCCGACTTCATCCTTGTGGTCAGCGCGCCCGACACCGAGACCTATGACGCGCTGATGGTCCGGCTGATGAGCGAAAACGCCAACGTCAAACGCTTCACCACCAGCGTGGCCCTGAGCGTGGTCAAGCGGGGGCTGACCATTCCGGTGCCCCTGCACCCGACGCCCTAATCAAGGGCGTTCGCGGGCGCGAAGGCTGACCGAGGCGCCGTTTTTCGGCGTGAAGCCTCCGTGGTTCGCCGTCGTTCGACGGAGGCGGCCGTCATGCTTGCGGCATGAACACGCACACCCACGACTTCACCTCCAGCCTCGCGGCCGAGATCGCGGCGGTCTGGGGCGACCTTCAACCCACGCCGCTAGTCCTGCTCGACCCGCTGGCGGAGCGCGCCGGGGTCGGCGTGGTCCTCGCCAAGCTGGAGGGCGAGCGGCCGCTGGGCAGCTTCAAGTCGCTGGGCGGCATGCTGGCCGGCCTTCGCGCCCTGGCGCGCTGCCTGGACCTGCCCGACGTGCAGGCCCTGCTGGCGACGGCCGGAGCAGCGGCGGCGCAGCGGCTGGTCTGCGCCAGCGACGGCAATCACGGACTGTCGGTGGCCGCCGCCGCCCGGCGTGTCGGGGCCTCGGCCACGATCTATCTGCCGGCCTCAGTCGATCCTGTCCGGGCGGAGCGCATCACCGCCATGGGCGGACAGGTCGTCCTGGTCGAGGGGACCTATGACGATGCGGTGGCGCAGGCGGAGCACGCGGCGGCGCGGGGCGAAGGGCTGCTGATCTCCGACACCGCCAGCGATCCGGACAGCCGGGTGGTGCGCGACGTGATGGACGGCTACGGCCTGATCACCGAGGAATTGAATGCGCAGATGGCCGGCGCGCGGCCCACCCACGTCTTCGTCCAGGCGGGGGTCGGCGGACTGGCCGCCGCCCTGGCTAGCGGCTTGCTGGGCGACGGCCGCCTGATCGTGGTCGAGCCCGCCTCCGCCGCCTGTGTCGGCCTGGCCCTGCGTGAGGGACGGCCCATGCCGGTCGAAGGCGGGCTGGAGACGGCGGCGGAGATGCTCTCCTGCGGCCTGGCCTCCGCCCCAGCCCTGCGGCGGCTGCTGGACCACGGGGCGACGGGCGTCGCCGTGGATGAGGCGCAACTGGCGTTGGGCGTTCGGATGTTGCGGGCGGCAGGCGGCCCGGCCGCCACCGCGTCAGGCGCCGCCGGGATCGCCGGCCTGCTGAAGGCCGCCGACGATCCACGGCTTCGCGCCGAACATGGGCTTAGCGGAGACAGCGTGGTGCTGGTGGTGGTCACCGAAGGCGCGCTGACGACGGAGGCCGGCCGATGATCCGCCTTCGCGACACGCTCACCTTCACCGGGCTGCTGGCCCTGCTGATGCTGCTCATTCTCGGCTCGCGGGCGCCATCGCCAGTGAGCTGCGACGAGCAACGCTGGAGCGAGGGATGGATGGCCGCTCCATCCCGATGACGCCCTAACGTTCGCTGTCGAGGTGGGCCATCAGGGCGGGCGCATAGCGCTCGCCGGCCGCCGCGCCCTTCGGCGCCGCGCGTTCCAGGGCGGCCAGGTCCTCGGCCGTCAGAACGACGTCGAGCGCGCCCAGGGCTTCGGACAGGCGATCCCGGCGGCGGGCGCCGATCAGAGGGATGATGTCGTTCCCCTGGGCCGCCACCCAGGCGATGGCGATCTGGGCGACGCTGACGCCCTTGGCGTCGGCCACCGCGCGGATGGCGTCGACCAGGGCCAGGTTGTGGTCGAGGTTCTCGCCCTGGAAGCGGGGCGCCAGGGCGCGGAAGTCGCGGCCCATGTCGCGGTCCTTGGACCAGTGGCCGCTGATCAGGCCCCGCGACAGCACGCCATAGGCGGTCATGTCGATACCCAGTTCGCGCAGGGTCGGCAGGATCCGGTCCTCCAGCCCGCGCGAGATCAGCGAATACTCGATCTGCAGGTCGGTGATCGGGTGGACGGCGGCGGCGCGGCGGATGGTTTCGGCGCCGACCTCGGACAGGCCGATGTGGCGGATGTAGCCGGCCTGGACCATCTCGCTGAGCGCGCCGATGGAGTCCTCGATCGGCACGTCCGGATCGAGGCGCGAGGGGCGATAGACATCGATGTAGTCCACCTGCAGGCGCTTGAGGCTGTAGGCGAGGAAGTTCTTCAGGGCGGCGGGGCGGGAGTCGTAGCCGGCGAAACCGCCAGCCGGATCGCGCAGGGCGCCGGTCTTGACGCTGAGCACGTAGCGGTCGCGGGCGACGCCCTTCAGCGCCTCGGCGATCAGCATCTCGTTGTGGCCCATGCCGTAGAAGTCGCCGGTGTCGATCAGGTTGATCCCGGCGTCGAGGGCGGCGTGGATGGTGGCGATGCTCTCGGCCCGGTCGGTCGGACCGTACATGTCGGACATGCCCATGGCCCCGAGGCCGAAGGCGGAAACTTGCGGGCCGGTGCGGCCGAGGGTGCGGGTCTGCATGGGGAGGCTCCTTGGTGGATGAGCCGACTATGCGCCGCGACCTTTCGTGCGATAATCCGGGTCAGTTTGCACAACCCGTTCGAAATTTCGCACAATGAATGATGTTGATCTCGCCGATCTCGACGCCTTCGCGGCGGTGGCCCGGGCTCGCAGCTTCCGGGGTGCAGCGACCCTGCGCGGGGTGTCCGCCTCCAGCCTGAGCGAGGCGGTGCGGCGGCTGGAGGCGCGACTGGACGTGCGCCTGCTGAACCGCACCACCCGCAGCGTGACGCCGACCGAGGCGGGAGAGCGGCTGCTGACCCGGCTGCGCCCGGCCCTGGGCGAGGTGGCCGGGGCGCTGGAGGAGCTGGGCGCCCTGCGCGCGGAGGGGCCGTCGGGGACCTTGCGGCTGAACGCGCCGACGGTGGTGGCGCGCTTCATCCTGCCGCCCATCGCCTTGCGCTTCATGGCCGCCTATCCCGGCGTGCGGCTGGAGATCATCGGCCAGGACGAGTTCATCGACGTGCTGGCCGCCGGCTATGACGCGGGCATCCGCTATGACGAGCGGCTGGAGAAGGACATGATCGCTCTGCCCATCGGGCCGCGCGAACAGAGGTTCGCCGTCGTCGCGTCTCCCGCCTATCTGGCCGCCCACGGGACGCCGCGCCATCCGCGCGAGCTGCTGGACCACGCCTGCATCCGCCACCGGTTCCTGAGCGGGCTGTCGCCGGCCTGGGAGTTCTCCAACGGCAAGGAGATGTTCCGCGTCGCGCCGCAGGGGCCGCTGGTCACCAACAGTCCGGAGATGCACCTGGCCGCCGTCGAGGCAGGCCTGGGGCTGTCCTATCTGTTCGCCGAGATGGTCGCGCCGCGGATCGCCTCGGGCGCCCTGGTGGAGATCCTGCCGGAGTGGTCGGAGCGGTTCACCGGGCCGCGCCTGTACTACCAGTCGCGCCGGCACATGCCGCCGGCCCTGCGGGCGTTCATCGACTTCCTCCGCGCCGAGCGGTGAGCTTTTCGAATCCGGCGATCAGGGTTAAGAACAGAGCATGAACTTCGCCATCCCCTTCGCCGCCGCCGTCGTGCTCGCCCTCGCCTTCCTCGCCTGGGCGCTGATGGAGCGGATGCGGGCCGGGCGCGCCGACGACCGCGCCTT contains the following coding sequences:
- the rimM gene encoding ribosome maturation factor RimM (Essential for efficient processing of 16S rRNA) — encoded protein: MSDALILVGRVAGAFGVRGEVRISTYTADPLALAQYKSLVREDGSPALTITSARVVKDGIIARSPQIASKEDADALRGLKLHVLRSDLPEPEEDEFYLTDLVGLAAVTPQGETLGRIKAVQDFGAGDLLEITPAAGGQTWFLAFTRENAPVVDIAGGKVVVIRPDEVGESEPTNQD
- a CDS encoding acyl-CoA thioesterase, which codes for METTEDLAAVLKLERIEKNLFRGVSPDDGFPRIFGGLVIAQALLAAYETVPERICHSLHAYFIRPGDVKIPVVYEVDFARDGGSFTTRRVTAIQNGEQIFNLAASFQSIEDGYEHQFDMPEAPEPLTVPTELDRLLTLGDKAPRGLIRQFEKPRPIDVRWPDPQSLLDPQKMSPLKDVWMRAKAPIGDDIRMQHAALAYASDMAFMETAMRPHALIWSTPGLQAASLDHAMWFHRPFDFNEWVLFSQDSPSASQGRGLVRGQMYAKDGTLVASVAQECLMRVRKPG
- a CDS encoding dihydrodipicolinate synthase family protein, with the protein product MTLFSGLSAFPITPADADGRVDVAGVQKVVGRLVEAKVDSIGLLGSTGTYAYLTRDERRRAVEAAVERVQGEVPLMVGIGATSTAEVIRLGQDAAKAGADAVLLAPVSYLPLSDEEVAQHYAAVAAAVGLPLCIYNNPTVTRFTFSPELIGRLSQVEGIAAVKTSGADTPQEAQALIAGLRAQVAPGFSIGCAADWMVTEAMIAGAQAWYSVLGGLFPAPIQTIVRAVRAGDADAARGENARLKPLWDLFKELSSFRIVYAANNLLGLTDAQPPRPILGLSETDRRRVAQVIDDLQLA
- the trmD gene encoding tRNA (guanosine(37)-N1)-methyltransferase TrmD, translated to MPFTATVLTMFPEAFPGPLGVSLIGTAWREQDLWRLETLDIRGFSADKRGFLDDTPAGGGLGQVLKADVIAAALDSVERDGRPLLYMSARGRPLTQARVREWSKAPGIIVLCGRFEGVDQRVLDSRGFEEVSVGDAVLAGGEAAAMVAIEACVRLIPGVLGDIGSTSEESFEDGLLEHPQYTRPRTFEGLDIPEVLLSGHHKKVGEWRKLMREETTRERRPDLWAAHLANQQAKGGPSRKG
- the rplS gene encoding 50S ribosomal protein L19, which codes for MAANIIKQLEQEEAQRLLDARKVPEFQPGDTLRVNVKIKEGDRERIQAYEGVCIARQGGGIHESFTVRKISFGEGVERLFPLLSPNIDSIEVKRRGVVRRAKLYYLRDRRGKSARIAERQMSNSKETTEA
- a CDS encoding MFS transporter → MFLAPVDSLSDEARERGVRQMVIESAFSNTTGAMTSGVILTAFALYLGAPNSVIGLLAALPFWTQLLQAPSVVLIERMRTRKRIAVVSSVLGRAMLVGMAVLAFFPGGPSLGALLAAQLVYCAAGAVGGCAWNAWIRDLAPEQRLGEIVAKRNIWSTLVSMAAGLAAAFALDAAAPGSPLRGWAFFGLYIVGCVFGMISALIVARMPEPAMPALHEKVDFFALLRAPFRDVNFRRLIAYLASWQFAANLATPFFTVFFVRQLGFSMTFVVLLSVASQLANLVALRSWGLLSDRFSNKSVLAFATPIFILCIAGMVGASQIADRNWAAAYLVGLHLLMGLASAGVTLATANIALKLSPRGSATAYVAASAMVSSAAAGLAPVLGGLFADFFSVRALEIALRWTSPDGLLVVRALRLSNWDFFFLIAAILGLYSLHRLSLVREQGEIDSRRMRAEVLSQARQVVRNMSPVAGLRHLTEIPGAFVRDAQIRARLTRARRNAGISTAPAE
- the leuD gene encoding 3-isopropylmalate dehydratase small subunit, giving the protein MQAFTRLDSRAAPLNQTNIDTDQIIPARFLKTVEREGLGKGLFHAFRYDETGAERSDFVLNRPEYKGTSILVAGDNFGCGSSREHAPWALMDFGIRCVIAPSFADIFNNNCFNNGLLPIVLPVDQVNALMDEAKGGNHVFTVDLEAQTVTAPSGKSYGFDIDPGRKEKLLKGLDAIGETLQHAGDIDVFETKRAIGQPWLEQA
- the leuB gene encoding 3-isopropylmalate dehydrogenase, with the protein product MATLLLLPGDGIGPEVCAQVRRVAEKLTPDLTVEEKIYGGVSYDAHGTPLTDDTLNAALAADAVLMGAVGGPQWADAPRDKRPEAGLLALRKAMNVYANLRPAYCFEALADASSLKSELVSGLDLIFVRELVGGVYFGQPRGIEDLGDGQKRGFDTQTYTTAEIERAGRVAFELARGRRNKVHSAEKSNVMESGLLWKQVITDLHKREYADVELEHILADNCAMQLVRAPKQFDVIVTDNLFGDILSDAAAMLTGSLGMLPSAALGDPDKPGLYEPIHGSAPDIAGKGLANPLAAILSFEMALRWSLNRTAEADRLTAAVNAALNGGARTRDLGGALTTAQMGDAVLAAL
- a CDS encoding glutathione S-transferase family protein, encoding MKLLYQTHSPYARKVLVFAHEAGLADRITVEHHETSPTRRNAEVFPRNPLGKVPVLLRPDLEPIFDSSVICEYLDGLHQGRSLIPQTGEGRWNALRQQAAAQGMADAGIALRWETVRRPEALRYPPLAEGNAQKLIETYDWLEQTLDADAGVHVGHIALATTLDWLIFRDLPDFRPGRPRLSAWFEGFVERPSMRATPLSGETQD